A window of Nerophis ophidion isolate RoL-2023_Sa linkage group LG17, RoL_Noph_v1.0, whole genome shotgun sequence contains these coding sequences:
- the ssna1 gene encoding Sjoegren syndrome nuclear autoantigen 1, which yields MTRQAAALQTYNNELVDCIEDLCSKREELNQQIKLEEEEKERLQHDIHVLAEKLSRVNESLAQRLATRATFDRTIAETEAAYTKILESSQSLLSVLKHEAQNVSKAMEPRRKEH from the exons ATGACCCGGCAGGCTGCTGCTCTACAGACTTACAACAATGAACTCGTCGATT GTATTGAGGACCTGTGCTCCAAGCGGGAAGAGTTGAACCAACAAATCAAGCTGGAAGAAGAAGAGAAGGAGCGACTGCAGCATGACATCCACGTCCTCGCCGAGAAGCTGAGCAGAGTCAACGAAAGCCTCGCTCAAAGACTGGCTACACGCGCCACCTTCGACCGCACCATTGCAGAGACCGAAGCTGCCTACACCAAG ATCTTGGAGAGTTCTCAGTCTCTACTCAGCGTCTTAAAGCATGAGGCACAAAACGTCAGTAAAGCCATGGAGCCACGCAGGAAAGAGCACTGA